A window of Ignavibacteriales bacterium contains these coding sequences:
- a CDS encoding T9SS type A sorting domain-containing protein, whose translation MKTFYRFLIKSVLLCFFINVSIYSQWLQTNGPYGGSIISLAVSSTNIFAGTHSGVFLSTNNGTSWTAVNNGLINTYVRSLAVSGTNLFAGTNGGVFLSTNNGTSWTAVNNGLTSTTVYSIAVSGTNIFAGTNGGVFLSTNNGTSWTAVNNGLTNTTVYAFAVSSTNLFAGTNGGVFLSTNNGTNWTAVNNSLTNTYVRSLAVSGTNLFAGTNGGVFLSTNNGTSWTAVNNGLTSTTVYSIAVSGTNLFAGTDADGVFLSTNNGTNWTAVNNGLTNTTVYAFAVSSTNLFAGTNTGVFLSTNNGTNWTAVNNGLTNTYVWSLAVSGTNLFTGTDAGVFLSTNNGTNWTAVNSGLTNTFVRSLAANGTNLFAGTGGGVFLSTNNGTSWTAVNNGLISTTVYSFAVSGTNIFAGTHSGVFLSTNNGTSWTAVNNGLTNPAVSSLIVNGTNLFAGTGGGVFLSTNNGTSWTAINNGLTSTIVYSFTVSSTNLFTGTDGGVFLSTNNGTNWTAVNIGLTSPAVWSLIVSSTNLFTGTDGGVWRRPLIDMITDIGDEQNNLPTSFFLQQNYPNPFNPTTTIKYSVSKASFVTIKIYDVLGKEIAIIVKENKPVGSYSIEFNASKLVSGIYFYQLKAGEYVNTKKLVLVK comes from the coding sequence AACGGAACAAGCTGGACTGCAGTCAATAACGGCTTGATAAATACTTACGTTAGATCTCTTGCCGTAAGCGGCACGAATTTATTTGCCGGAACTAATGGCGGCGTTTTTTTATCGACCAACAACGGCACAAGCTGGACTGCGGTAAATAACGGCTTGACTAGTACAACTGTGTACTCTATTGCCGTAAGCGGTACGAATATATTCGCCGGAACTAATGGCGGCGTTTTTTTATCGACTAACAACGGTACAAGCTGGACCGCGGTTAATAACGGCTTGACGAATACTACTGTGTACGCTTTTGCCGTAAGCAGCACTAATCTATTTGCCGGGACTAATGGCGGTGTTTTTTTATCGACCAACAACGGCACAAACTGGACTGCGGTAAATAACAGCTTGACAAATACTTACGTGAGATCTCTTGCTGTAAGCGGCACGAATCTATTTGCCGGAACTAATGGCGGTGTTTTTTTATCGACCAACAACGGCACAAGCTGGACTGCGGTAAATAACGGCTTGACTAGTACTACTGTATACTCTATTGCCGTAAGCGGTACGAATTTATTTGCCGGGACTGATGCCGATGGTGTTTTTTTATCGACCAACAACGGCACAAACTGGACCGCGGTTAATAACGGCTTGACGAATACTACTGTGTACGCTTTTGCCGTAAGCAGCACAAATTTATTTGCCGGGACTAATACCGGCGTTTTTTTATCGACCAACAACGGCACAAACTGGACTGCAGTCAATAACGGCTTGACAAATACTTATGTGTGGTCTCTAGCCGTAAGCGGCACGAATTTATTTACCGGGACTGATGCCGGCGTTTTTTTATCAACCAACAACGGCACAAACTGGACGGCGGTAAACAGCGGCTTGACAAATACTTTTGTGAGATCTCTTGCTGCAAACGGCACGAATTTATTTGCCGGAACTGGCGGCGGTGTTTTTTTATCGACTAACAACGGCACAAGCTGGACTGCGGTCAATAACGGCTTGATTAGTACTACCGTATACTCTTTTGCTGTAAGCGGCACGAATATATTTGCCGGGACTCATAGCGGCGTTTTTTTATCAACCAACAACGGCACAAGCTGGACTGCGGTAAATAACGGTTTAACAAATCCTGCTGTTTCGTCTCTAATCGTAAACGGCACAAATTTATTTGCAGGGACTGGTGGCGGTGTTTTTTTATCAACCAACAACGGCACAAGCTGGACTGCGATCAATAACGGCTTGACTAGTACTATCGTGTACTCTTTTACCGTAAGCAGCACGAATTTATTTACCGGGACTGATGGCGGCGTTTTTTTATCGACCAACAACGGCACAAACTGGACTGCAGTCAATATCGGTTTAACAAGTCCTGCTGTGTGGTCTCTAATCGTAAGCAGCACAAATCTATTTACAGGGACTGATGGCGGCGTTTGGAGGCGTCCTTTGATTGATATGATAACCGATATTGGAGATGAACAGAATAATTTACCAACAAGTTTTTTCTTGCAACAAAACTATCCCAACCCGTTTAATCCAACGACAACAATAAAATACTCGGTCTCCAAAGCAAGTTTTGTTACAATAAAAATTTATGATGTATTAGGAAAGGAAATAGCAATTATAGTAAAAGAGAATAAACCAGTAGGAAGTTATAGCATCGAATTTAATGCAAGTAAACTTGTAAGCGGAATTTATTTTTATCAACTTAAAGCTGGTGAGTATGTGAATACAAAAAAGTTGGTGCTGGTTAAATGA
- a CDS encoding T9SS type A sorting domain-containing protein: protein MRTFYRFLINSVLFFFFLNVSIYSQWQQTNGPYGGIVWCLASNGTNLFAGTYGGVFLSTDNGTSWNATNTGLPINTPIFSMAVSGTNLFVGTSVNGVFLSTNNGTNWTAVNSGIPQNSTVYSLAINGSNLFAGTSEGVFLSTNNGTNWNAVNTGLTDTYINCLAINGTNLFAGTRSGVFYSTNNGTNWTVVNSGLTNTYINSLAIIGTNLFAGTHGKGVFLSTNNGTSWSPSTIGLPTGDLWVLSLSVNGSNLFAGTSDRFWISRNNGNSWTDVSTGLTNSAVHSLTANGANLFAGNDDGVFISTNGGTSWSEVNSGLKGSVVQSLLFNGTNLFAATDGGGIFLSTNSGTNWSAVNSGLAALNIKCLIANNATIFAGGAFGVFQTSNNGTHWDTDSTGLPPNPFVNTLLFNGTNFFAGVDGGVYLSTNNGTNWNAVNSGLPTNTIVSSLAVNGTNIFAGTHDGVYLSTNNGTSWAVVNTGLTNTYINCLAVNGTNLFAGSNEDGIFLSTNNGTSWSAVNTGLPFKSSIFSLVVNGGNLFAGTNSGVFYSRNNGTSWTAANTGFAYSTYILSLTFNSTSLIVGTQGSGVWKRPLSEIIPLQYTVTTSSNPTNGGFTSGGGTFDQGTQLTVSSTPNSGYSFVNWTEGSNIVSTSSSYTFTVNGNRTLVANFAVIPPTQYSVNLISNPSNGGTTGGGGNYNSGTSVTVTATPNSGYTFTNWFEAGTILSTSTNYTFTISSNRTLFANFTINKDTVTVTANPENGGTVSGNGTYNYGSFVTARATAKNITGSKFQFTNWTENGIEVSKSPSYYFTITANRNLVANFLDITSVNDEGGIPTKFVLSQNYPNPFNPTTKIQFSIPKEVYVKLNIYNTLGQEIARLVDQELPASTYSVDFDATELPNGIYFYKIQAGEFMQTKKMILLK, encoded by the coding sequence ATGAGAACCTTTTACCGTTTCTTAATAAATTCAGTTCTATTCTTTTTCTTTCTTAACGTATCAATATATTCTCAATGGCAACAAACAAATGGGCCTTACGGCGGCATCGTTTGGTGTCTTGCTAGTAACGGAACAAATCTTTTTGCGGGTACTTATGGCGGTGTATTTCTTTCTACTGACAACGGCACAAGCTGGAATGCTACGAATACAGGACTTCCCATAAACACTCCAATTTTTTCAATGGCTGTTAGCGGAACTAATCTATTTGTCGGAACCAGCGTCAATGGTGTTTTTCTTTCTACAAACAACGGAACAAACTGGACAGCAGTAAATTCAGGCATTCCCCAAAATTCTACTGTTTATTCTCTTGCTATTAACGGTTCAAATCTTTTCGCTGGAACGTCCGAGGGTGTTTTTCTCTCCACAAATAACGGTACAAATTGGAATGCTGTTAACACAGGACTTACCGACACTTATATTAATTGTCTCGCTATTAACGGAACAAATCTTTTTGCCGGAACTCGTAGCGGTGTATTCTATTCTACGAATAATGGGACTAATTGGACTGTAGTGAATTCCGGTTTGACTAATACATACATTAATTCTCTGGCGATAATCGGGACCAATCTCTTTGCCGGAACGCATGGTAAAGGAGTATTTCTTTCAACAAACAATGGAACAAGCTGGAGCCCCTCAACCATCGGACTTCCTACTGGAGACCTTTGGGTTTTATCACTTTCTGTAAATGGATCGAATCTCTTCGCCGGAACTTCAGACCGGTTTTGGATTTCCAGAAATAACGGTAATAGTTGGACAGATGTAAGCACCGGGCTCACAAACTCCGCAGTTCATTCACTTACGGCTAATGGGGCAAATCTTTTTGCCGGTAATGATGACGGGGTATTTATTTCCACAAACGGCGGGACAAGCTGGAGCGAAGTAAACTCCGGTCTTAAAGGTTCTGTAGTTCAATCTCTTTTATTTAATGGTACGAATCTTTTTGCAGCAACTGATGGAGGAGGTATTTTTCTTTCCACAAACAGCGGCACAAATTGGTCTGCTGTAAACAGTGGATTGGCGGCACTTAATATTAAATGCCTTATTGCTAATAACGCAACCATTTTTGCGGGCGGTGCATTCGGTGTATTTCAAACATCTAACAACGGTACACACTGGGATACAGATAGCACAGGTCTTCCACCAAATCCTTTTGTTAATACTCTATTATTTAACGGAACAAATTTCTTTGCTGGAGTTGATGGTGGAGTATATCTTTCTACAAATAACGGCACAAACTGGAATGCAGTAAATTCCGGACTACCAACAAACACTATTGTTTCTTCCCTTGCAGTTAATGGAACAAATATATTTGCTGGTACTCATGATGGCGTGTATCTATCAACTAACAATGGAACAAGCTGGGCCGTTGTGAACACAGGACTTACTAACACCTATATTAATTGTCTTGCGGTAAACGGGACGAATCTTTTTGCAGGTAGCAACGAAGATGGAATATTTCTTTCCACAAACAACGGTACAAGTTGGTCTGCGGTTAATACGGGGCTTCCCTTTAAATCTTCAATATTCTCACTGGTAGTTAATGGTGGAAATCTTTTTGCAGGCACTAATAGCGGCGTGTTTTATTCTAGGAACAACGGAACAAGTTGGACGGCAGCGAATACAGGATTTGCATACTCTACTTATATTTTATCTCTTACGTTTAATAGTACAAGTCTAATTGTAGGAACTCAAGGTAGCGGTGTATGGAAACGACCTTTGTCGGAAATTATTCCTCTTCAGTATACCGTGACTACCAGCAGTAACCCTACAAATGGCGGTTTTACATCAGGCGGTGGAACATTCGATCAAGGTACGCAATTAACTGTCTCGTCAACTCCAAACAGCGGTTATAGCTTTGTTAATTGGACTGAAGGAAGTAATATCGTTTCAACAAGTTCGAGTTATACATTTACAGTAAATGGAAACAGAACACTTGTTGCAAATTTTGCAGTAATCCCACCGACACAATACTCAGTAAATTTAATAAGTAATCCAAGCAATGGCGGAACTACGGGCGGAGGAGGCAATTACAATTCCGGTACCAGCGTAACAGTAACTGCAACGCCGAACTCTGGTTATACATTTACTAACTGGTTTGAGGCTGGAACAATATTATCAACTAGTACTAATTATACTTTTACTATAAGTAGTAACAGAACGCTTTTTGCTAACTTTACTATTAATAAAGATACAGTAACGGTAACGGCTAATCCTGAAAACGGAGGAACTGTCAGCGGAAACGGTACATATAATTACGGGAGTTTTGTAACTGCAAGAGCCACGGCAAAAAACATAACCGGTAGTAAATTTCAATTTACGAACTGGACTGAAAATGGAATTGAGGTATCTAAAAGTCCTTCATACTATTTTACTATTACAGCAAATAGAAATTTAGTTGCTAACTTTTTAGATATTACATCAGTTAATGATGAAGGTGGAATACCAACTAAGTTTGTTTTATCTCAGAATTACCCTAATCCGTTTAATCCTACTACAAAGATTCAATTTAGTATTCCCAAAGAAGTATATGTCAAACTAAATATATACAATACACTTGGGCAGGAAATTGCAAGATTAGTTGATCAAGAATTACCGGCTTCAACATATTCAGTTGATTTCGATGCAACAGAATTACCGAATGGAATTTATTTTTACAAGATTCAAGCTGGAGAATTTATGCAAACAAAGAAAATGATTTTGCTGAAATAG